GACGTTTTTGTACGTCTTAAGATTTCTGTACAGTTTCAAGTAGTAAAAGATAAAGTGTATGACGCATTTTATAAACTTGAAAATCCACATGATCAGATTACCTCTTATGTATTTGACGTAGTAAGGGCAGAAGTTCCAAAAATGAAACTAGATGATGTTTTTGAGCGTAAAGATGATATTGCTATTGCAGTAAAGCGTGAGCTTAACGAAGCTATGTCTAGTTATGGTTTTGACATCATTAAAACCCTTGTAACAGACATTGATCCAGATATGCAGGTAAAGGCAGCTATGAACAGAATTAATGCAGCAGAACGCGAGAAAGTAGCTGCAGAGTTTGAAGCAGAAGCAGATCGTATCAAGATTGTAGCAAAAGCTCGTGCAGAAGCAGAGTCTAAGCGCTTACAAGGACAAGGTATTGCAGATCAAAGACGTGAGATTGCTCGTGGCCTTGAAGAATCTGTAGATGTATTGAATAATGTGGGGATTAATTCTCAAGAAGCATCTGCACTTATTGTAGTTACTCAACACTATGACACTTTACAATCTATGGGTGAGCAAACTAACTCTAACTTAATTTTAATGCCTAACTCACCACAAGCTGGAAGTAATATGCTTAATGATATGATAACTTCATTTGTAGCTTCTAATCAAATAGGAGAGCAAATGAAAAAAGATAATGAAGCAAAAGGTATTATCAATAAGAAGAAGAGAGACGCTCAAGAAGATTAATTATTACAATTGAGCTCATAAAAAACCCCAAGAACAGACTGTTCTTGGGGTTTTACTATTTATAAAATAAGTCTGTTAAGCTTTGTACTCTCCTTCTCTGTTTACTTCCTTAACGCGTTTATATCCAAAAATTGTACTTAGTAATTTAGCCACCACTGCCTTTTGAAGTAATGATCCTACTAAAGTGCCTAATGATGATACTGGAGAAAATCCAGAACTCATACCATTTTTAGCTCCATTTACATTAAGCCTTACCTCCTCCTCACTTATTTGTCTTTTAAGTTTAAGGATTTTAAGGTCATGCTCTATTTGTTCAAAACTACTATATTCTCTCATTAGTATCTGCTTTATTAGTTACTACTGGAGCCAAAGGAGATGCTTTTGAGATTGAATCCTCACTAAAAGCAAGTTTACTGTATTTCTTAAGCAGCATAGTTTCGAGCGGCTTTGCAGCAAAAAGAAATATTAAAAAGAAAATCACTAAGTAAATTCCTCCTACAATAAAAAATCCTGCACTCAAGCTATCTAGAGACTCCCCTATCACGATAGAAAGACCTATAGAAAAGAACATCATCGCTATAAGACCAAAAGTTGCTCTCAAAGCTAAGTTTGCTCCACTTACTAAACCTCTCATTCCATTCTTGAACAAGCTTAGTTTATAGTATTCTGCAGTGACTTTGGCATATTCCTGCCCGTTATCTGTGAGTCCTTTTAAGTTATTTGTTAACTTTTCAAAAGCCATATCTGATTGGTTTCTGTTGGCTTATGATAATGCTTTCTCCACTTTGGCTACGTTTTTATCTACAACTGCATCTTTTTGAAGTTTTGCATTTTGTACACGTAACTCAGCTAGTTTTGTTTCTAATGTTGAAATTACGTCATCTGCCTTGTGACTTGCAGTTGAGATAGAGTCGTTTAACTTTTCTTCAAAGGTTAACTTAGCTTTCTGAGCATTATCAGTAAGCGACTCTCTAGTTTCCTTAAGTTGCTTTAGTAGTTTTTCTTGCTCTTTCTTAGCTTTCTTAGAAAGATCCTTTCTTGTTTTAGTTCCTTTTTCTGGAGCATATAAAATTCCTGCTGCTGCACCTATTGCACCACCTAAAACTAACGCTAACAATGTATTACTTGACTTACTCATATGATTCTATTTTATATTAATAATTGGTTGAATGTAAAGATATTTTGATATGTTTCTTTTCTCCGTTAATAACCGGTTAATATCTCTTTAACCAACTCACAATCTTTGTTAAAAGTAGCCTCTTATCATCCTTAAATGAGACATTTATGCCAATAACTGTTAATATATAGATCCTAGATATTAAAATTTAGACGCTGCTTCTTGTAATATTTCGTTGCTATCTTCTTTTGCCTTTTCAACAAATGCTTCGGCTCCTTCAATGTCATTAATGGTTTTATTTTGCGCTTTCGCGAAAGCGTACAAACTCTCAATACCCGCAATACGGGTACCCACCTTTTTTGCCGACGTATTAAAGAATCCTTTTACTTCATCTTCCGTTAAACTCGCTGCTAGCTTCTGTATATCTGCCACAGCCGCAAGACGCTTATCTTCTGGAAGGTTTGCAAGTTTCTTTCCTAGTTTATTAATCGTACTTAACGCAGAAGCTTTTTGTTGTTGCTGTGGTTTTGCTTGCCCTTGAGCATTACCTTGTGCTTGTTTAGGCTTCACTTTTGCCCATGAATCACGTAAACCTACGGTTCTATTAAAAATAAGGTGATCTGCTGTAGACTCTTTATCTACATTAAAATATCCCTTGCGCTGGAACTGGAATATATCACCTACCTCAACGTCTTTAAGACTAGGCTCAAGGTATCCAGTAATCGTAGTAAGACTGTTAGGATTTATAAATTCCATAAAGTCTTTATCCTCATGTCCATCTGGATTTTCATCACTAAATAATCTATCAAATAAACGTACCTCTGCTTTAATAGCATGAGCAATAGAAACCCAGTGTAGCGTTCCTTTTACATTGCGCTTAGAAGCTTCTGTACCGCTTCCAGATCTACTCTCTGGATCATAGGTACAATGTATCTCTGTGATAACTCCGTTCTCATCTTTGATAACCTCACCACCTTTTATGATGTATGAGTTTTTTAAACGTACTTCCTTATCTGTAGTAAGGCGGAAATACTTGTTTCCGGCATTTTCTTTAAAATCCTCACGCTCTATGTACAACTCTCTACTAAAAGGAACTTTACGCTCTCCTGCAGCCTCATCTTCTGGATTATTCTCTGCATCTAGCCACTCCTCTTTTCCTTCTGGATAGTTAGTAATGACAAGTTTTACTGGATCTAATACTGCCATTACTCTAGGAGCAATGTTATTTAAATCCTGACGAATATGGAATTCTAACAATGCAACATCAATCACATTCTCACGCTTTGCAACTCCTACTGCATCAATAAAATTACGTATTGCTGCTGCAGTATAACCACGACGTCTTAGTCCAGAAATAGTAGGCATACGTGGGTCATCCCATCCAGATACAACTCCTTTTTCAACTAATGTGAGCAACTTACGTTTACTCATAATAGTATAATTGAGGTTGAGACGTGCAAACTCGCGCTGCTTAGGACGTAAATCATCACCAGAATATACTTGATCTAAGAACCAATCATAAAGTTCTCTGTGAGGCTTAAACTCAAGCGAGCATAAACTATGACTTACCTGTTCTATATAATCACTCTCTCCATGTGTCCAGTCATACATAGGGTAGATACACCAGTCACTACCTGTACGGTGGTGATCTTTATGCAGTACACGATAAATAATAGGATCACGCATTAACATGTTTACATGCGCCATGTCAATTTTTGCACGTAAAATATGCTCTCCTTCCTTAAACTCACCCGCTTTCATTCTAGCAAAAAGGTCTAAGTTTTCTTCTACCGTACGATCACGGTAAGGTCCAGGCACACCGGGTTGTGTAGGTGTTCCCTTTTGCTCTGCCATAGCCTCACTAGATTGAGAATCTACATAAGCTTTTCCATCCTTAATAAGCTGGACAGTCCAATCATATAACTGCTGGAAATAATCACTAGAAAAACATTCCTTATCCCATTGATACCCTAACCAAGAAACATCTTCCTTGATAGCATCTACATATTCTTGCTCTTCCTTTGCAGGATTTGTATCGTCAAAACGTAAGTTTACCGGTGCCCCGTACTTCTCCCCTAGCCCAAAACTTATACAGATTGCCTTACAGTGACCTATATGTAAATACCCATTAGGCTCTGGTGGAAAGCGAAAACGCAAATCCTCCTTAGTATAGCTTCCTTTAAGGTCTTCTTCAACAATTTGTTCTAGAAAATTCAATGATTTATTATCCTCTGTCATGATGTATGATTGTAAGGGTAAAATTAATCAATTTGTAGTTGGATTTAATAAGTGTTTTCACTGATGTTTTTATTGCTTACGCGAAAACTTGAAATCATTATACAGAAGCATTCATACAAACCATCGTGCTAGGTAAACCTCTCAACAATAGTATTACCAAAAACCACTGATTATACTTGAATTATAATGTTTTGAAAGTCATCATGTAACATTTTAAAAAAATAGACACTCATCTATTATAACAACAATACACTATGAAACCACTTAATTATACTTGCGTAAAATGCCAAAACCAAACTTACAAAATAGGCGAAATGCGTGCTACTGGAAGTTTTCTAACAAAATTGCTCAATATGCAAACAGAAAAGTACAGCACAGTAACATGTAAAAATTGTTCGTACACGGAGTTTTACAAGGCCAAAACTGGAGCACTTAGTAACATTTTTGATTTGTTTGGAGGATAAACTAAGGTTAAACCTTGGGATTTATAAATGCAACATCATGTTTTGAGTTGTAACTTTGAACACTTATAAACAATACCATATCATGGGAAAAATAAGAGTAACAAATATACGTGCATACGCCTACCACGGTTGTCTTTCTGAGGAAACAGCCATAGGATCAGACTACAGAGTAGACGTAGAGATTGAAGCAGATTTATCAAAAAGTGCTCAAACAGATAAACTTGCAGACACGGTAGACTATGTATTACTTAACCGTATTGTAAAAGAAGAAATGGCGATTCCTTCTGCATTACTAGAAGTAGTGTGCGAGCGTATTTTAGTACGGTTTTTTAAAGAAGAAGCTCTTATACAGCTAGCTACAGTAGCAGTTTCAAAAGTAAATCCTCCTATAGGTGGAGATGTAGAGATGGTTACTGTAGAGCGTACTCGAGTGCGTTAATACCTTTATTATCAGAGGTAAAACGAGTTAAAAATTCGTAAAAAGAATTTGTATTATTTATAAAGAAAAAAAAGAATATCTCATTTCGATATTTGTCAGTACTATTCCTATATTTGCACACCACATAAGGTGTCGTGGCCGAGTGGCTAGGCAATGGTCTGCAACACCATCTACAGCGGTTCGAATCCGCTCGACACCTCAAAAAGGAACTTCTAACGGAGTTCCTTTTTTTTTGTGCTTTATTGTAAAGACTTAATTAATGAATCGTATCTGGCTTGATTTCTGGAAGCTCTTGAAAACGTTCCATCTCTTGCTGGATATTAAACTCGTCTGAAGGAACAAAACCTTTTGTCACCAGTACAAGACCACAGAAAATAAGAATAAGACCTAAAACCTTTTTTACTTTAAAAATTCTACGTGGTGTGAGGTAACGCTTAAGTTGTTTTGCAAGAATTATTTTACCTAAATCTGTAACGAAATAGGCACCTATCATCCCTATAAAGAAACCTAGTAAACGGTCTCCGTCATTATCTACCGTAGGACCTACAATTATTAAGATTCCTAACCAGAAAACAAGTACTCCTATATTAATAAAGTTGAGTAAAAATCCCTTTATGAAGAGCTGTAAATAACCACCTTTCTTCACTTTTGCTCTGTTAGGATCAAGTGCATCTCGGGTAGGTTTTTTAAGATAAATGGTAAGTCCGTACACAATTAATATCGCTCCTCCAAAAACATAAAGACCTGGTTGATTACTCAGATTTTCCAGTAGTTGATAACTACTTAAGTAAGCAACTACTATAAAAACAATATCTGCAATAATAACACCTATATCAAAGGTAAGTGCAGCTCTGAAACCTTTAGTTGCCGCAGTTTCTAGTAACACAAAAAATACAGGGCCTATCAAGAACGCTAAGAAAAATCCTAGAGGTATAGCCGTGTGTAAATCTTGAAACATATAGAAAGTGCTTTACACAAAGTTAGACAAAAGCATACAGTAAAAAGAAAAGGATGCCTACGTATGTAAACATCCTTTGTATATATCTATTGATTAAGAATTTAAAGTGCTTTCAAACCTGTTATAGAAGATTGCCCTAAAAATATAATAGCTTACATTATTTTAATACGCCCTCCAAAAGTACGACGACGCTTCACCTCTGCTGGATTACCATAGATCACAATATCTCCACCTGCTCTTATCGTGAGATCTGCTAGTTTACTTGCATAAGCTTCTACTTCTCCTCCTGCTTGTACAAATATCTCGGCTGTTTCTGTTTCAAGATCTCTACCTTCATAGATGCCTCCTGTGTTCACTTTTACCTTTTGTAGAGTTGCTTGACCACTTGCTTCTATAATTCCTCCTGTAACGGCTCTTAAATGTGCTTCTTTTACAAGTAAGCCTACTTTTACACGAGCACCTTCTTGCATTTTAATCTCAATCTTGTCTTGTTCTATAAGTTCATTAGACGTGATTACAGCTCCCTCATTTCCATCTATTACTTGCAGGTTGTTGTAGTGCACATGTACAAAGGTTTTGTTTCCATCAAAAATAAGATCAAGATCCATTTTGATTTTCAAAGTTCCATCCTTGTTTACTACTTGTACTTGACTTACATCTTCACCAGTAATAATTACTTTATTCTCGGTAGACTTTACAAGGTTTACTACAATACGATCATACACTTTTACTTCTGTAAAATCACCTACGTCTTTTGTAATTGGGTTTTGAGCAAATGCTGTTGCTGTAATAACTAGCGCTACTATGGTATATATAAATTTCATATTCATTGTTTTTGTTTGATATAGAGACCAGACAATTACTAGATTGTTACAGTTTACAGCTTAATGCCTCTTCCCTTTCCATGTTCCACCATAGGTGTAACCTTCTTTATAACGATGTTTATCGCAACATGTTTCACATATAAAAACCCACTCTTTGGCGTGATTTAACCGTACTCTAAAAGCTACGGTTATTTCTTTGTTACAAGTATGACAGGTCTTTGTTTTAATATCAAATTCTTTATGAAAAAGCTCTTTGTGAAATGTGTTACGCTTTCGCGAAAGCGTATTTAAAAATCTATCTTCTTCTTAACTCAAATAAATCTTTACGACGGTCTCTTAAGTTCTTAACAGCTCCAAACTGGTTGAGGTTACGTAATAAGTCTATATCACAATCTGCAATAAGAATCATCTCTGTGTTAGGTGTAGCCTCTGCCTTGATCCCGTTTGCTGGAAATGAAAAGTCACAAGGAGTAAATACCATAGACTGTGCGTACTGGATGTCCATGTTATGCACCTTAGGCAAGTTACCCACACTACCTGCTATTGCCACATAACATTCATTTTCAATAGCTCTTGCTTGTGCACAGTTACGCACACGAGAGTATCCATTTTGAGTATCTGTAAGGAAAGGAACAAAAAGAATATCCATACCATCATCTGCAAGGATCCTACTTAGTTCTGGAAACTCAGAATCATAGCAAATTAGAATTCCTATTTTACCACAGTCTGTGTCAAAAGAGTGCAATTTATTACCTCCTTGCATTCCCCATACTTTTGCCTCATCTGGAGTTACATGAAGTTTTTCATAACGTTCTGTACTTCCATCTCTACGGCATAAATACCCTACGTTGTATAGTAAATCATCTACCACTTCTGGCATACTACCTGTAATGATATTGATGTTATAAGATATTGCTAACTGTGAAAAACGATTTTTAATTTCCTCCGTATGTTTTGCAAGTTCCCGTATAGCTTCTGAAACTGGTAGGTGATTATTTTCTGCCATAAGTGGAGCGTTAAAGAACTCTGGAAAAAGTGCAAAATCTGATCGATAACCAGATACTGCATCTACAAAGTACTCTACTTGCTGCATGAGCTCTTCTAGATCTTTATACAAACGCATTTGCCACTGTATTAAGCCAAGTCTTACTACCTTTTTTTGTGTAGCTGCAACAACAGATTTTTTCTCATAGTAGATGTTATTCCACTCTAGAAGTACGGCAAACTCACCTGAGTCTTCATCACCAGGTAGGTATCCTTTTAAAATCTTAGCAGGGTGAAAATCATTATTGATCTGGAAGTTTAATACCGGATCGTGGATTTCTTTACGCTTTACCTTCTCAATATATTCCTTGGGAGTTACAGAATCTGCGTGTTTGTGATAGTTAGGAATACGACCTCCAAAAAGGATTCCTTTTAAATTTTGCTCCTCACAAAGCTCTTTACGGTAATCGTATAATCTTCTTCCTAGACGTAAACCTCTGTATTCTGTTTTAATAAAAACATCGATACCGTACAGAATATCTCCATCTGGCTTATGTGTATTGAATGTGTAGTTACCCGTAATTTCTTCATAGGTATGTACACTGTCAAAAGTAGACTCATTGAGTTTTATGGAAAGCGCGCAACCTGCAAGTTTTCCATCAATTTTAATTACTACTTGACCTTCTGGAAACTTATTGATAAGTGCAGTAATTTGTTTCTCATTCCAGTACATATCTGGCATATTAGAATACGCCTGTATCATTGCACTTTTAAGTTCTTCGTAATCGTTGAGCGTAAGATATTTAAGCTCGATATTTTCTATGGATGTTGACATGTAGTATGGTTAAGAAGAGCGATTTTTAATTCTTCTATAAGATCACAAAATTAGTGCGCTTTTTCTTAATAAATTGCTAAACTTTTAAGAATAATTAATAGCATAAAAAAACCATCACACTTATGATAGTGTGATGGTTTAAACTTTAATATAAGTGATAAGTTACCTACTGATGCAATCCTTCCTTTACACCTACAAGTGTAAAATCAAGATGCTTCTTCACTAGATCTGCTTCTTTTACTTTTACTATTACTTCATCTCCTAGTGTAATTTGATTACCAGATTTTTGCCCTATTACAGAGTAACTATCTTGGTCAAATTCATAGTGATCACCTTTAATGTCTCTTAAGCGCACCATTCCTTCACACTTATTTGAGATTATCTCTACATAAATTCCCCATTCTGTAACTCCAGAAATAACACCTACAAACTCTTCATCCTTGTGATCTTGCATGAACTTAACTTGCATATACTTGATGCTGTCTCGTTCTGAACTTGTGGCTAGCTGCTCCATTTGTGAAGAGTGCTTACATTTTTGCTCATACTCTTCTTCACTAGCAGATTTACCACCATCAAGATAATGCTGTAATAATCTATGCACCATTACATCTGGATAACGACGTATAGGCGATGTAAAGTGACTGTAATAATCAAATGCAAGACCGTAGTGACCTATGTTATCTGTAGAGTATACTGCTTTACTCATAGTACGTATAGCAAGTGTATCTACCATGTTTTGCTCCTTCTTTCCCTGTACATCTGTAAGAAGTTGGTTTAAAGAAGAGGTGGTAGTCTTACGATCTTTTAAGTCTAATTTATAACCAAACTTGCCTATCACTTTTTCAAGAGATGCTAGTTTTTCATCATTAGGCTCATCGTGTATTCTGTATACAAATGTCTTTTTAGGAGATTGCTTTCCTATAAACTCAGATACTTTTCTGTTTGCCAGTAGCATAAACTCTTCAATGAGTTTATTTGCATCCTTAGAAGTTTTAAAATAAACACCCTCTGGATTCATGTCATCATCAAGCTTGAATTTTACTTCTACTTTATCAAAAGAAATAGCTCCATCTTTCATGCGCTGGCGACGCATAATCTTAGCAATTCTATCCATTTCTAATGTTGCTTCTACAAGCTCATCAGATACTTTGTAGGCTTCTCCAGTAAGAGAAACTTCGGCTGGGATGAGGTTTGATCTGCTTTCTATAATTGCCTGTGCTTCTTCATATGCAAAGCGGGCATCACTGTATGTTACAGTACGTCCGTACCAAGAATCTACTATTTTTCCAGAGTCTGCTTTCATTTGAAACACTGCAGAGAATGTATACTTCTCTTCATGAGGTCTTAATGAACAAGCACCATTACTCAATATTTCTGGTAACATAGGTACTACCCTATCTACTAGATATACAGATGTTGCACGCTCATAAGCTTCATCATCTAGTATCGTTCCCGGTACGAGATAATGACTTACATCTGCAATGTGAATTCCTATTTCATAATTACCATTCTCAAGTTTTTGAAAACTTAATGCATCATCAAAATCTTTTGCATCCTTAGGATCTATGGTATACGTGAGTACATCACGCATGTCGCGACGTTTTGCAATTTCATCTGCTTTTATAGATGTATCTATCTTGTTTGCAAACTCTTCTACCTCTTCTGGAAACTCATATGGAAGTCCATATTGAGCAAGGATAGAATGTATTTCTGTATTATGCTCTCCTGGTTTTCCTAAGACCTTTGTAATTCTTCCAAAAGGAGAATCTGCCTTATCTGGCCAGTCTTCTATAGTTACCACCACCTTATCACCATCTTCTGCTTTGCCCAGCTTTTTAAGCGGTACAAAAACATCGGTGTACATTTTATTAGACTCAGAGGTAAGTACAAAAGCAAACTTCTTTTGAAGTTTTACTACGCCTACAAACTCTTCAGTTTTGCGCTTAATTATTTTTGTAATCTCTCCTTCATGCTTCTTACTACGGCGCTGGCGGTAAATATATACCTCTACTTCGTCACCATTTAAAGCTTTATTTAAGTGATGCGGTGGTACATAAATGTCTTGTTCTAGATCATCTACCATCACATAACCTCCACCTTTTCCAGATACATCTAGAATTCCGGTGTGGTAATTTTTATTTGAAGCAATCTTAAACTGGCCGCGTTCTTCTTCTATAATCTGCTCTTTGGCCTTAAGTTGCTGTAAGTGTTTGATAATTTGGTTGCGGCTGGATGGATCGTCTACATCAAGTTTGGCCGCTATTTGTTTGTAATTGTAGGTTTTTTGGTGATCGTCTTTTAATATTCTAACGATTCTTTCTGAGAGGTTTGATATTTTTCCTGGTCCTCTCCTTCTCTTCTTGCTATTCATCTATTTTATTTCTGTCACAAAATTAGTCCTAA
The genomic region above belongs to Dokdonia sp. Dokd-P16 and contains:
- a CDS encoding SPFH domain-containing protein: MGQILLPVLIVLAILIILSGIFMVKQQTAAVVERFGKFIGVRNSGLQFKIPVFDKIAGRINLKIQQLDVVVETKTKDDVFVRLKISVQFQVVKDKVYDAFYKLENPHDQITSYVFDVVRAEVPKMKLDDVFERKDDIAIAVKRELNEAMSSYGFDIIKTLVTDIDPDMQVKAAMNRINAAEREKVAAEFEAEADRIKIVAKARAEAESKRLQGQGIADQRREIARGLEESVDVLNNVGINSQEASALIVVTQHYDTLQSMGEQTNSNLILMPNSPQAGSNMLNDMITSFVASNQIGEQMKKDNEAKGIINKKKRDAQED
- a CDS encoding DUF6327 family protein, producing MREYSSFEQIEHDLKILKLKRQISEEEVRLNVNGAKNGMSSGFSPVSSLGTLVGSLLQKAVVAKLLSTIFGYKRVKEVNREGEYKA
- a CDS encoding YtxH domain-containing protein, whose protein sequence is MSKSSNTLLALVLGGAIGAAAGILYAPEKGTKTRKDLSKKAKKEQEKLLKQLKETRESLTDNAQKAKLTFEEKLNDSISTASHKADDVISTLETKLAELRVQNAKLQKDAVVDKNVAKVEKALS
- a CDS encoding glutamine--tRNA ligase/YqeY domain fusion protein; amino-acid sequence: MTEDNKSLNFLEQIVEEDLKGSYTKEDLRFRFPPEPNGYLHIGHCKAICISFGLGEKYGAPVNLRFDDTNPAKEEQEYVDAIKEDVSWLGYQWDKECFSSDYFQQLYDWTVQLIKDGKAYVDSQSSEAMAEQKGTPTQPGVPGPYRDRTVEENLDLFARMKAGEFKEGEHILRAKIDMAHVNMLMRDPIIYRVLHKDHHRTGSDWCIYPMYDWTHGESDYIEQVSHSLCSLEFKPHRELYDWFLDQVYSGDDLRPKQREFARLNLNYTIMSKRKLLTLVEKGVVSGWDDPRMPTISGLRRRGYTAAAIRNFIDAVGVAKRENVIDVALLEFHIRQDLNNIAPRVMAVLDPVKLVITNYPEGKEEWLDAENNPEDEAAGERKVPFSRELYIEREDFKENAGNKYFRLTTDKEVRLKNSYIIKGGEVIKDENGVITEIHCTYDPESRSGSGTEASKRNVKGTLHWVSIAHAIKAEVRLFDRLFSDENPDGHEDKDFMEFINPNSLTTITGYLEPSLKDVEVGDIFQFQRKGYFNVDKESTADHLIFNRTVGLRDSWAKVKPKQAQGNAQGQAKPQQQQKASALSTINKLGKKLANLPEDKRLAAVADIQKLAASLTEDEVKGFFNTSAKKVGTRIAGIESLYAFAKAQNKTINDIEGAEAFVEKAKEDSNEILQEAASKF
- a CDS encoding zinc ribbon domain-containing protein; this translates as MRATGSFLTKLLNMQTEKYSTVTCKNCSYTEFYKAKTGALSNIFDLFGG
- the folB gene encoding dihydroneopterin aldolase codes for the protein MGKIRVTNIRAYAYHGCLSEETAIGSDYRVDVEIEADLSKSAQTDKLADTVDYVLLNRIVKEEMAIPSALLEVVCERILVRFFKEEALIQLATVAVSKVNPPIGGDVEMVTVERTRVR
- a CDS encoding LysE family translocator, which gives rise to MFQDLHTAIPLGFFLAFLIGPVFFVLLETAATKGFRAALTFDIGVIIADIVFIVVAYLSSYQLLENLSNQPGLYVFGGAILIVYGLTIYLKKPTRDALDPNRAKVKKGGYLQLFIKGFLLNFINIGVLVFWLGILIIVGPTVDNDGDRLLGFFIGMIGAYFVTDLGKIILAKQLKRYLTPRRIFKVKKVLGLILIFCGLVLVTKGFVPSDEFNIQQEMERFQELPEIKPDTIH
- a CDS encoding head GIN domain-containing protein, which produces MKFIYTIVALVITATAFAQNPITKDVGDFTEVKVYDRIVVNLVKSTENKVIITGEDVSQVQVVNKDGTLKIKMDLDLIFDGNKTFVHVHYNNLQVIDGNEGAVITSNELIEQDKIEIKMQEGARVKVGLLVKEAHLRAVTGGIIEASGQATLQKVKVNTGGIYEGRDLETETAEIFVQAGGEVEAYASKLADLTIRAGGDIVIYGNPAEVKRRRTFGGRIKIM
- a CDS encoding carbon-nitrogen hydrolase family protein, coding for MSTSIENIELKYLTLNDYEELKSAMIQAYSNMPDMYWNEKQITALINKFPEGQVVIKIDGKLAGCALSIKLNESTFDSVHTYEEITGNYTFNTHKPDGDILYGIDVFIKTEYRGLRLGRRLYDYRKELCEEQNLKGILFGGRIPNYHKHADSVTPKEYIEKVKRKEIHDPVLNFQINNDFHPAKILKGYLPGDEDSGEFAVLLEWNNIYYEKKSVVAATQKKVVRLGLIQWQMRLYKDLEELMQQVEYFVDAVSGYRSDFALFPEFFNAPLMAENNHLPVSEAIRELAKHTEEIKNRFSQLAISYNINIITGSMPEVVDDLLYNVGYLCRRDGSTERYEKLHVTPDEAKVWGMQGGNKLHSFDTDCGKIGILICYDSEFPELSRILADDGMDILFVPFLTDTQNGYSRVRNCAQARAIENECYVAIAGSVGNLPKVHNMDIQYAQSMVFTPCDFSFPANGIKAEATPNTEMILIADCDIDLLRNLNQFGAVKNLRDRRKDLFELRRR
- the rnr gene encoding ribonuclease R encodes the protein MNSKKRRRGPGKISNLSERIVRILKDDHQKTYNYKQIAAKLDVDDPSSRNQIIKHLQQLKAKEQIIEEERGQFKIASNKNYHTGILDVSGKGGGYVMVDDLEQDIYVPPHHLNKALNGDEVEVYIYRQRRSKKHEGEITKIIKRKTEEFVGVVKLQKKFAFVLTSESNKMYTDVFVPLKKLGKAEDGDKVVVTIEDWPDKADSPFGRITKVLGKPGEHNTEIHSILAQYGLPYEFPEEVEEFANKIDTSIKADEIAKRRDMRDVLTYTIDPKDAKDFDDALSFQKLENGNYEIGIHIADVSHYLVPGTILDDEAYERATSVYLVDRVVPMLPEILSNGACSLRPHEEKYTFSAVFQMKADSGKIVDSWYGRTVTYSDARFAYEEAQAIIESRSNLIPAEVSLTGEAYKVSDELVEATLEMDRIAKIMRRQRMKDGAISFDKVEVKFKLDDDMNPEGVYFKTSKDANKLIEEFMLLANRKVSEFIGKQSPKKTFVYRIHDEPNDEKLASLEKVIGKFGYKLDLKDRKTTTSSLNQLLTDVQGKKEQNMVDTLAIRTMSKAVYSTDNIGHYGLAFDYYSHFTSPIRRYPDVMVHRLLQHYLDGGKSASEEEYEQKCKHSSQMEQLATSSERDSIKYMQVKFMQDHKDEEFVGVISGVTEWGIYVEIISNKCEGMVRLRDIKGDHYEFDQDSYSVIGQKSGNQITLGDEVIVKVKEADLVKKHLDFTLVGVKEGLHQ